The sequence below is a genomic window from Herpetosiphon gulosus.
GCTAAAAATGCTGAATTCATCCAATCAGTAGCATGTGTACGATAGCTATTAATCAGCGTGCGATAGCCCGACACAATCGATTTTTGATCAGTTTGGGGGCTATTTTTCAATTGGGTATGGGCATAATTGAAGCAATCGTCAAATGCCGAATGATTCCCTTGTTTAGCATAAGCCGCTGCGATTGGGCAAAGGAATTCATTCAATGCAGTATTGATATCTAAATGAGTAGAACTTAGCCGTAAGCTATCTAACAAATTGGGAAAACTCGCAACCAAACCATACTTCATCTGAGCAAGCACTAAATCCTTGAGATACCGCAGCCGAGTATAACCATGATCAACCGTGGCACATGCCTGAAGCGCCTCGCTATATAATCGCGGCGTTAGGTCAGCTAGTCCATGTTTGCTAGCCTCAGTCGCGAGTGTACAGGCAACGTGGACAAAATAATTAAGATGATTAACATGATCATTAATCGCTTTAGATATATCCATGACATCCCAATAGACCTGCCAAGTAAGTTCGATTAATCCCTGCGCCCCAGCCTTAATCAACAGGTTACTAGCGGCAGATACATATGCCCGTTCATGCGTTTTAAATAATTTCAGCAGCGGATGGGCATTCGTAAGATCATTATCATTTAAATAACACTCAATAATGTTACCAAGCACGTAATCATGGGCTTTGGGATTATCGAGGAATGATATGATCGCTAAGGCATCAGCCAAGGCATGTTGGGATTGATAACTCCGAATAAGTAGTCTAGTAGCTACAGGCGGATATTGGTGCTGCACACCAATTAGTTTATGAAAAGCTTCATCCATCAGCGTTTGGGCCAGCTCGATTAAACCAGCGTGCCATGCAGGGATGGCTAGTTGTCCCAACAGATAGATGTGATCATCAATATCCTCAAGCTGATTGACTAGTTTATGGGCTGCTTGTAGCAAATTTGCTGTATGGGTATGAATTTGTTTTTCACAGGCAATCATCGCCACTTGCTGGGCCGCTTGGATAAAACTGCGCGGCTGTTTAATCAATTGAAGTGCCTGATAGGCAACCGCAAAATCGCCATTTGCCGCATAGGCTTTAGCAAGCTCCTGAATTGCCGAGTTAAACGTAGGAGCTTCTTGCGGAACATAGACGCTCTGAATAATTTGTTCACAGAGCGAATCATAACCAGCACGCTTGGCGCTCTGAACAAGCAACATTAATTGGTACAGTTGCTCGTGCGGAGGCCTGATGGTATAAATTATCGTTAATACTTGATCAAAAATTAAATACGCTTGCGCATCCAAACCTTGGCTAGCTAACGTATTTGCCTGCTGCAATAACCCTTGAACTGTGGCATTAGGCCGATCAATAACTTGATAGATTGGATATTTAGCATTAGGAATTCCAGCCTCGGCATAGGCCAAACCAAGACACGACAAAGCAAATGCATGATCTTCAGGATCACGAATCGAACGAATCGCCTGCTCGATGCGCTGCAAAAGCTGCAATTGGATATGCTGCTCGGCATACCTAATCACTCGTGCCCAAGCAAGCACTTGACGTTCTGGATAAGCGCAAACATTAATCTGCGCCAAGGCCTCTGGTAAACGCCCAACAACTGCCAACATGACATAGATCTCATCACGCCAGCGATCAGCATGGGCAGAAAGGCTGGTGCGCAGCAGGCTATAGCGCCACAAGCGCGGCAACAATTCAAGCTGCTGTTCGACATTCTGGCTAGCGGCAATCACACTTTCGCGGGCACGATCCAAATCCAAGCCATACAAGCGGGTGCTTGGCTCAAAGCGCACTTTGTATTCCCCATAATCGCCGAGATCGATCACCCGCCACAATTCTTCCCATTGTTCAGCACAATCCAAATGGGTGATGTAATGCTGACGCGCATACCAGCGGCGGGCCTGTTCGATCGGTTCTGCACTATCTTGCCAAATCTGCTCAAGCTGCATGCCACACCACTGCGCCATCCGACCATGCCACGCACGACGTTCTGCCGCAGCAAATTCGTGGTCGATCAGAAAATCGTGAAACAACAAATGACGCAGGGCCACACGTTGATCAGCGGCAACACTAACCCAATCGCTCATCAGGGCCAGCGCTTCGGCAATTGCGTCAACGGGTTGTTCAAGCATCATCGCAAGCACTGCAGTCTGAAGCGGTTCTTGGGTCACCAACAACACTGCCAACAGTGGGCGAAGCAGCGGTTGCCATTGGTTCGGTGCGGCGTGTTCGATCCGCTCAAGGCTCAGTCGAAACAAATTGGTTGAATCAGCGCTGGCGTGGTTGAGTAATGCAGGCAATTCGGCTGCCGAAGTTTGGTGCAGCAAATTGGCCGCTAGTTCCACCAACAAGGCATTGCCCTTGACTGATTGGGCTAAACCATGCAACAGCGCTGGCTCCAACATCGGCTGTACTTGCTGCCAACGACCAATCGCATTGTGCTCGCTCAAGGGTGGCACAGAATAGACCAGCCCCTGCTCAAGCGCTAAACTGGCGATCGTTTCGTTGGGCCGCGAGCCAAGCACAATCACGATACCTGGCGGAAGCTGCAAGGGTAAAAAGCTGAGATCGCGGCTTCCATCAACCTCAGGCTGCAATTGATCAAGTCCATCGAGATAGATCGTTTCGCTGATGCCACGGGCCGAGAGGGTTTGTAACAACTGACCAAATTCGAGGCGCAAGGCCGGGTAGCTATCGGCAGGAAAATAGCTGCCCGACAGATCGTGTTTAAGCATAAGTTGGGCAACGATACTCCGTAGCAAGTCGAGTTGATAAGCGCGGCCTGGAGTCAGCGCAATAAAATGCTGCGGCGTTTGGGCCAGCCCAGCGCTCACGATTAATTGGGCAATCAGACTGCTTTTGCCAGCCCCAGCCTCGCCCGTGACCAACACATAACCACCTGTTACACGGGTTTGGTCAATTAATTCGCGAATCGCAGCTTGTTCGGCTTCACGGCCAACGAAACCCGCGAGCCGCAACTGCAACAAACGGGCGCTTTCACGCTGGTTGGCCGCTTCAAGCAAAATCTGATCGTTCAACGGCATTATCCTGCTCCTCAATCCAACTTAATCGGGCAGAGCATAGCATAGCCAGCGGGCCACGACAAGCATCCATATGTTTTCGATCCACGAAGGGCACGAAGGCTGAAACCACGAAGAATGCGAAGAGCACAAAGGCTCTTTATTCCAAAGTCCTGACACATGACACATGATCCCTCATTTTACTCTGCTCCGCTGCGTTAAATCTGGCCCCTATATCTTGTCCCCTCTACTCAAAGTTGAAAAAACCGAGAGCTTCTACTATAGTGCCAGCACGGATTTATTGTGTGGAAGGGTCGCAATTAATGGCAAATACTCAAATTCGCTTTGAAGATGGCGCAACCTACGAACGCTATATGGGCATCTGGAGTCAGCTGGTTGGCGCTAAATTCCTTGATTGGCTTGCCCCCAAAACTAGTTTAAATTGGCTTGATGTTGGGTGTGGCAACGGGGCTTTCACCGAAATGGTTGTTGAACGTCATCAACCAAGCATGATTACCGGGGTCGATCCATCGGCGGCCCAAATTGCTTTTGCGCGTCAACGCTTGGCAAACTATCCTGCCGAACTGCATGAAGCTGATGCCATGGCCTTGCCGCTGGCGGATAAGAGTGTGCATGCAGCGGTAATGCCATTGGTGATTTTCTTTGTGCCCGAGCCAGCTAAGGGCGTGGCCGAGATGGCGCGGGTAGTTGCCCCAGGCGGCAGCGTTTCAGCCTATGCCTGGGATATGCTCGGCGGTGGCTTTCCTTATTTTTCGTTACAACAAGCCTTGATCGATGCAGGCATTAGTGTGCCACGCCCACCCAGTGTTGAGGCTTCGCAACTGACGGTCATGCACGAACTTTGGCTGCAAGCAGGCCTGACCAAGGTTGAAACTGCGGTAATCAAAGTACGGCGTAATTTTGTAGATTTTGCCGATTACTGGAAAACTGTCACTGGTGCACCCAGTGTAGGCCCGCAAATTCGCGCGATGACGACCACCCAACAACAAACAGTTCAAGCGCAGCTGCGAGCTAGTTTACCAATTGCTGCCGATGGCCAAATTAGCATCGAAGCCCATGCCAACGCAATCAAAGGTATTGTGGCAGAATAACGAGATTAAAGGTGGCGATTGCATCTAGATCGCCACCAAATTCTGTTCTACAGATTGTTATTGATCGCAAGCTGTAAGCCCGTTGTAATACTCTATTAATATCTCAGCGCTATACTAACAACAGCAACTTGGATCTATTTGGGCTAGCCAGACGTAGGTTGGGTTAGTGGTTGTTAATTAATAAGGATGCTGAGCATGAAAAAGATTCCTTCCTCGGAGATAACCCCCGAAGCGTTGTTCCACTCACGTCGCCAGTTTATCAAAGGCGCAGCGGCTTTGTTTGGCAGTGCCGCCGTTTTAGCCGCCTGTGGTAGCGAAACCAGCGAAACCAGTGATCTACCAGCCGGTGTTGATGTTCAAACACCCTACGAATCGATCATTAATTATAACAATTTTTATGAATTTAGCACCAATAAAGAAGCAGTTGCCGAGGCTTCGAAGAATTTTACGACCAATCCATGGACGGTTGAAGTTAGCGGCTTGGTCAACAAACCCCAAACCTTTGCCATCGAAGATCTACTCAAGCAATTTACCCAAGAAGAACGGGTGTATCGGTTGCGCTGTGTCGAAGGCTGGTCGATGGTGATTCCATGGACAGGCTTTAGTCTTGCAAGTTTGTTGAAACAGGTTGAGCCAACCAGCGCTGCCAAATATGTGCGCTT
It includes:
- a CDS encoding ATP-binding protein; protein product: MPLNDQILLEAANQRESARLLQLRLAGFVGREAEQAAIRELIDQTRVTGGYVLVTGEAGAGKSSLIAQLIVSAGLAQTPQHFIALTPGRAYQLDLLRSIVAQLMLKHDLSGSYFPADSYPALRLEFGQLLQTLSARGISETIYLDGLDQLQPEVDGSRDLSFLPLQLPPGIVIVLGSRPNETIASLALEQGLVYSVPPLSEHNAIGRWQQVQPMLEPALLHGLAQSVKGNALLVELAANLLHQTSAAELPALLNHASADSTNLFRLSLERIEHAAPNQWQPLLRPLLAVLLVTQEPLQTAVLAMMLEQPVDAIAEALALMSDWVSVAADQRVALRHLLFHDFLIDHEFAAAERRAWHGRMAQWCGMQLEQIWQDSAEPIEQARRWYARQHYITHLDCAEQWEELWRVIDLGDYGEYKVRFEPSTRLYGLDLDRARESVIAASQNVEQQLELLPRLWRYSLLRTSLSAHADRWRDEIYVMLAVVGRLPEALAQINVCAYPERQVLAWARVIRYAEQHIQLQLLQRIEQAIRSIRDPEDHAFALSCLGLAYAEAGIPNAKYPIYQVIDRPNATVQGLLQQANTLASQGLDAQAYLIFDQVLTIIYTIRPPHEQLYQLMLLVQSAKRAGYDSLCEQIIQSVYVPQEAPTFNSAIQELAKAYAANGDFAVAYQALQLIKQPRSFIQAAQQVAMIACEKQIHTHTANLLQAAHKLVNQLEDIDDHIYLLGQLAIPAWHAGLIELAQTLMDEAFHKLIGVQHQYPPVATRLLIRSYQSQHALADALAIISFLDNPKAHDYVLGNIIECYLNDNDLTNAHPLLKLFKTHERAYVSAASNLLIKAGAQGLIELTWQVYWDVMDISKAINDHVNHLNYFVHVACTLATEASKHGLADLTPRLYSEALQACATVDHGYTRLRYLKDLVLAQMKYGLVASFPNLLDSLRLSSTHLDINTALNEFLCPIAAAYAKQGNHSAFDDCFNYAHTQLKNSPQTDQKSIVSGYRTLINSYRTHATDWMNSAFLAAVLPRLQSIANTTHLASAKNLLINIYSDYASEGHAEFLAQAYQMALTIEPIADRIDALKSLAKAYAIVKDGPRLRAIIAELMELESDDLAVESIALVCAKQGDYTYAQELLALQVPSPWKDEVVWSLIDKLIQTNQVTMACQLIPNLSEYYMQEREFQKIIAYHLERQQVAEIGQIVQDVWRSCTNDATLWELSTIIVPLIPHYPWLGSAVLDSMPWVEQQLARLN
- a CDS encoding class I SAM-dependent methyltransferase, which translates into the protein MANTQIRFEDGATYERYMGIWSQLVGAKFLDWLAPKTSLNWLDVGCGNGAFTEMVVERHQPSMITGVDPSAAQIAFARQRLANYPAELHEADAMALPLADKSVHAAVMPLVIFFVPEPAKGVAEMARVVAPGGSVSAYAWDMLGGGFPYFSLQQALIDAGISVPRPPSVEASQLTVMHELWLQAGLTKVETAVIKVRRNFVDFADYWKTVTGAPSVGPQIRAMTTTQQQTVQAQLRASLPIAADGQISIEAHANAIKGIVAE
- the msrP gene encoding protein-methionine-sulfoxide reductase catalytic subunit MsrP — encoded protein: MKKIPSSEITPEALFHSRRQFIKGAAALFGSAAVLAACGSETSETSDLPAGVDVQTPYESIINYNNFYEFSTNKEAVAEASKNFTTNPWTVEVSGLVNKPQTFAIEDLLKQFTQEERVYRLRCVEGWSMVIPWTGFSLASLLKQVEPTSAAKYVRFETVMRPEEMPGQSSSYYTWPYVEGLRLDEAMHDLTLMATGVYGKPILPQNGAPFRLAVPWKYGFKSIKSIVKIELVAEQPTSLWMNAAPDEYGFYANVNPDVAHPRWSQATERRIGEAGRRRTLAFNGYADEVAALYKDLDLKANY